One segment of Sylvia atricapilla isolate bSylAtr1 chromosome 8, bSylAtr1.pri, whole genome shotgun sequence DNA contains the following:
- the FRMPD2 gene encoding FERM and PDZ domain-containing protein 2, whose amino-acid sequence MSSSCVTLAEVLWAKGSPLEEEEIWALLYLSTMQLLEDLHKDLAICVICPWSVLLSAEGNLFFQNNASQTEAAPFSPPELLHRPSKNQHFGLTKVRSVSAVEEIPGGTQKNGRQNLLSLGSTFSVSAKDYSAAAASQKCLFHRKEKFSGPEFIILASEPPVTLQLPGSIVTKKGKSYLSQRDLNVILLNGQCLEVQCDIKTKARDVFNTVVAYANLVEHFYFGLAYLKGKEFFFLDEETKLYKVAPDGWNDQPKKKMSIINFTLFLRIKFFVNHFNVIQHGLTRHQFYLQLRKDILEERLYCSDETALKLGALALQAELGNYASEMHGKSYFRVEDYVPASRIEKMTLAYVQRELAKLHRMNRSLFEDEAELEFLKVTQQLPEYGVLFYRVSQEKKGTEGDIILGICAKGIIVYENKNHTRIASLRFQWRETERISAHRKKFMIESSFSGKKHTFITDTAKTCKYLLDLCSAQHKFNAQMNSRQLRQISSEDSKFVEIDKSNSAYAAQREHLALIQRLSRSENVLYGANLENLSAGMMSKSCDNLSVETNNRTRDKSNLGRSLSGLSQSEMHINLNGKQRSYDFLSIHSTQNTISAPGSPAIQKEVLLSGLEREIICVSLKRDPKNGFGFVIIGGENVGKLDLGIFIASIIPGGPADRAGNIKPGGRLISVNNISLEGVSFNTAVKIIQNSPDEVELIISQPKDIYEEGLNEEKNLSRGNSTSGSEISCVDSGRKKIQDCHTALPKEQDTNIDELEKTCSWNLASKLGPRIPVSSAGSLDIEGYKWYRSRFTATAESNLLHLLDMLSTFFFFFFFFFFKFLPSPFFLNQDAVISLKFLFLRQVADSSHLPSPSETSPKEIYTVELVKEDGTFGISVTGGINTSVRHGGIYVKSIIPMGPADKDGQIKIGDRLLEVDGISLCGITHKQAVEHLKKSGQIAKLVLERGNYQLADPCLTVNDRKEDQCAVVSVATSLTDGTKDCCFLTDDNTFEVKLTKNSGGLGFSVLQMEGDACEHLGGAIVRIKRLFPGQPAEENGEIEVGDVILAVNGKPLKGLLYQDVLHLLRGAPREVTLLLCRPPKGVLPEIEQIALTPAPSPIKDFVAEMPGNTEAGNSMDQSTSDGGSTSPDLEDCLDSPVGEDFSEPPEDDSSAYEEQEAEVQDKPIQKLPASRESFYKHLWRIHQEASSSEVFPSLEEEVKQNCYSPCDFGQAKR is encoded by the exons GTCAGTGAGCGCTGTAGAAGAAATCCCGGGTGGAACTCAGAAGAACGGCCGACAGAACCTGCTGAGCTTGGGCTCCACCTTCTCTGTGTCTGCAAAGGACtactcagcagctgctgcatcacagaaatgtttgttccacaggaaggaaaag TTTTCAGGTccagaatttattattttggcTAGTGAACCACCAGTGACCTTACAGCTGCCTGGATCCATTGTG ACTAAAAAAGGGAAATCCTATTTGTCCCAAAGGGATCTCAATGTAATTCTACTCAATGGCCAGTGCCTTGAGGTGCAATGTGACATCAAGACCAAGGCAAGAGATGTTTTCAACACCGTGGTAGCGTATGCAAACTTGGTGGAACATTTCTACTTTGGCTTGGCTTACCTGAAAG GTAAAGAATTCTTCTTTTTGGATGAGGAGACAAAACTCTACAAAGTGGCCCCAGATGGCTGGAATGACCAACCCAAGAAGAAAATGTCCATCATTAATTTCACACTCTTTCTAAGGATAAAATTCTTTGTCAATCACTTCAATGTTATTCA GCACGGCTTGACAAGGCATCAGTTTTACCTGCAGCTTCGTAAAGATATTTTGGAGGAGCGATTATACTGCAGTGATGAGACTGCCCTGAAACTCGGCGCTTTGGCTCTACAGGCAGAGCTTGGCAATTATGCTTCTGAG ATGCATGGAAAGAGCTATTTTCGTGTTGAAGACTATGTTCCAGCAAGTCGAATAGAGAAGATGACCCTGGCATATGTACAGCGGGAGCTCGCTAAATTACATCGTATGAATCGCTCCCTATTTGAGGATGAAGCTGAACTAgaatttttaaag GTGACTCAGCAACTTCCTGAATATGGGGTGTTGTTCTATCGTGTATCCCAAGAGAAGAAAGGGACAGAAGGGGACATCATCCTGGGAATCTGTGCCAAGGGCATCATTGTCTATGAGAACAAAAATCACACAAGAATTGCCAGTTTAAGATTCCAGTGGCGTGAAACAGAGAGAATTTCAGCTCAT agaaaaaaattcatgatTGAAAGCAGCTTCAGTGGCAAGAAACATACCTTCATTACTGATACAGCCAAGACATGTAAATACCTACTGgacctctgctctgcccagcacaaaTTCAATGCACAGATGAATTCCAGGCAACTTCGGCAAATTTCATCAG AGGACAGTAAATTTGTGGAAATAGACAAATCAAATTCTGCATATGCAGCTCAGCGTGAACACCTTGCCCTTATTCAGAGACTGTCTCGCTCAGAGAATGTGCTTTATGGAGCAAACCTGGAAAACCTTTCTGCTGGGATGATGAGCAAATCTTGTGATAACCTCAGTGTGGAAACCAACAACAGGACTAGAGACAAAAGCAATCTTGGCAG ATCTTTATCTGGGCTATCCCAGTCGGAAATGCACATCAATTTGAATGGAAAGCAAAGGAGTTACGACTTCCTCTCTATCCATTCAACTCAGAACACAATCAGTG cacCTGGATCACCAGCCATCCAAAAGGAAGTTTTACTAAGTGGTCTAGAAAGAGAAATCATTTGTGTCAGCCTAAAACGTGACCCTAAGAATGGATTTG GTTTTGTAATTATTGGAGGAGAAAATGTAGGAAAATTAGACCTTGGTATCTTTATCGCTTCAATTATCCCTGGGGGAcctgcagacagagctggaaaTATCAAACCAG gaggaCGACTAATCTCTGTGAATAATATTAGTCTTGAGGGTGTCTCATTTAATACTGCAGTTAAAATCATACAGAACTCTCCTGATGAAGTGGAGCTCATCATCTCTCAACCCAAAG ACATATATGAAGAAGgattaaatgaagaaaagaatctATCAAGAGGAAACAGCACTAGTGGATCTGAGATCTCTTGTGTAGACAGTGGGAGAAAAAAGATTCAGGACTGTCATACAGCTCTCCCCAAAGAACAGGACACAAATATAGATGAACTTGAGAAGACCTGCTCTTGGAATTTAGCATCAAAATTGGGCCCTAGGATTCCAGTCTCTTCAGCTGGTAGCCTGGATATAGAG GGATATAAATGGTATCGTTCCAGGTTTACAGCGACAGCAGAATCAAACCTTTTACATCTTCTGGATATGctatctactttttttttttttttttttttttttttttttaaattccttccctcccctttctttttaaaccaaGATGCTGTAATCTCAttaaagtttttgtttttgagaCAGGTAGCTGATTCTTCTCACTTACCATCTCCATCAGAAACCAGCCCAAAGGAAATCTACACGGTGGAGCTTGTTAAAGAAGATGGGACTTTTGGAATCAGTGTGACT GGTGGAATTAACACCAGTGTGCGTCATGGTGGGATATATGTGAAGTCCATTATTCCCATGGGACCAGCGGATAAGGATGGACAAATAAAGATAG GTGATCGTCTGCTGGAAGTAGATGGCATCAGCCTCTGTGGCATCACCCACAAACAGGCTGTGGAGCACCTTAAGAAATCTGGCCAG ATTGCCAAACTGGTTCTAGAAAGGGGAAACTATCAATTGGCAGATCCATGTCTGACTGTTAATGACAGAAAGGAGGACCAATGTGCAGTTGTTTCTGTGGCAACATCCCTCACAGATGGCACCAAGGACTGCTGCTTTTTGACAGATG ATAACACATTTGAAGTGAAATTAACCAAGAATTCTGGAGGCCTTGGATTTAGTGTCCTGCAAATGGAAGGAGATGCTTGTGAACACCTTGGAGGAGCTATTGTCAGGATCAAAAGACTCTTTCCAGGGCAGCCAGCTGAAGAGAATGGAGAAATTGAAGTTGGAGACGTCATTTTAGCTGTGAATGGGAAACCTCTCAAAGGGCTCTTATACCAG GATGTCCTGCATTTGTTAAGAGGAGCTCCTCGAGAAGTTACACTGCTACTTTGCAGACCACCAAAAGGTGTTCTTCCAGAAATAGAGCAGATTGCTCTG ACTCCAGCACCATCTCCAATTAAGGACTTTGTGGCAGAAATGCCAGGCAATACAGAGGCAGGAAACAGTATGGATCAATCTACCAGTGATGGAGGTAGCACCTCTCCAGACCTGGAAGACTGCCTCGATTCTCCAGTGGGAGAAGATTTCAGTGAGCCTCCTGAGGATGACAGCTCAGCTTATGaagagcaggaagcagaggtTCAAGACAAGCCCATCCAGAAACTCCCAGCTTCCAGAGAGAGTTTCTATAAGCATCTTTGGAGGATTCATCAAGAAGCTTCCAGTTCTGAAGTCTTCCCCTCTCTAGAGGAGGAAGTGAAGCAGAACTGCTACTCACCATGTGATTTTGGACAGGCCAAAAGGTAA